The Comamonas sp. GB3 AK4-5 genome includes a region encoding these proteins:
- a CDS encoding YncE family protein — MVVSRSKRQSLSWLLGAISSPALAALPGAAATGAAGTPASAPAAAAGAKLPPVFVLNSLDATISVIDPNTWAETARLPTGKEPHHLYLTPDEKSIIVANATGDSLTFVDPRTAAIQRTVRDIVDPYHLRFSPDMKWFVTAANRLNHVDIYRWDGSNPQLVQRISTGKTPSHLWIDAKSTTIYSTMQDSDELVAIDIATQKLLWRVPTGTMPADLYGSPDGKFIFIGLTGSDGVEVFSITPGAAATPAKRVGQIPTGKGAHAFRALGDSRHLLVSNRVANTISKIDMLSHTVADNYPAPGGPDCMDVTTDRRYIYLSSRWARKLSVIDMVEKKVVRQVKVGKSPHGVWTLAHSPR, encoded by the coding sequence GTGGTGGTCTCTCGTTCCAAACGTCAAAGCCTGTCGTGGCTGCTGGGTGCAATCTCTTCCCCGGCCCTGGCCGCACTTCCAGGGGCCGCAGCCACCGGGGCAGCAGGCACGCCCGCGTCTGCACCCGCCGCCGCTGCGGGTGCCAAACTGCCGCCCGTGTTCGTGCTCAACTCGCTGGACGCCACCATCAGCGTCATCGACCCCAACACCTGGGCCGAGACCGCGCGCCTGCCCACGGGCAAGGAGCCGCACCACCTGTATCTGACGCCGGATGAGAAATCCATCATCGTGGCCAATGCCACGGGCGACTCGCTGACCTTTGTCGACCCCCGCACGGCCGCCATCCAGCGCACCGTGCGCGACATTGTCGATCCCTATCACCTGCGCTTCTCGCCGGACATGAAGTGGTTCGTCACTGCGGCCAACCGCTTGAACCATGTGGACATCTACCGCTGGGATGGCAGCAACCCGCAGCTGGTGCAGCGCATCAGCACCGGCAAGACGCCCAGCCACCTGTGGATCGACGCCAAGAGCACCACCATCTACTCCACCATGCAGGACAGCGATGAGCTGGTGGCCATCGACATCGCCACGCAAAAGCTGCTGTGGCGCGTGCCCACGGGCACCATGCCGGCCGATCTGTATGGCAGCCCGGACGGCAAGTTCATCTTTATCGGCCTGACCGGCAGCGATGGCGTCGAGGTGTTCAGCATCACCCCGGGCGCTGCGGCCACGCCGGCCAAGCGGGTGGGGCAAATCCCCACGGGCAAGGGCGCGCACGCTTTCCGCGCTCTGGGCGATAGCCGTCACCTGCTGGTGAGCAACCGCGTGGCCAACACCATCAGCAAGATCGATATGCTCAGCCACACCGTGGCGGACAACTACCCGGCACCGGGCGGCCCGGACTGCATGGACGTGACCACGGACCGCCGCTATATCTATCTGTCCTCGCGCTGGGCACGCAAGCTCAGCGTCATCGACATGGTGGAGAAAAAAGTGGTTCGCCAGGTCAAGGTGGGCAAGTCGCCACATGGCGTGTGGACCCTGGCCCACTCGCCACGTTGA
- a CDS encoding phosphoribosyltransferase yields the protein MLTEDGKHLYVSYDEYHGLIEKLAIKIHQSAWEFDTILCLARGGLRPGDILSRIFDKPLAIMSTSSYRAEAGTVRGHLDIGRFIATPKGEIAGRVLLVDDLADSGVTLNAVVKMLKDNYPPITELRTAVVWTKGLSTFHADYSVEDLPTNPWIHQPFENYDNLTPAKLLEKWKV from the coding sequence ATGTTGACTGAAGACGGCAAGCACCTGTACGTCAGCTACGACGAATACCACGGCCTGATTGAAAAGCTGGCCATCAAGATCCACCAGTCCGCCTGGGAGTTCGACACCATTTTGTGCCTGGCCCGTGGCGGCCTGCGCCCCGGTGACATCCTGAGCCGCATTTTTGACAAGCCCCTGGCCATCATGTCCACCAGCTCCTACCGCGCCGAAGCCGGCACGGTGCGTGGCCATCTGGACATCGGCCGTTTCATCGCCACGCCCAAGGGCGAGATCGCCGGCCGTGTGCTGCTGGTGGACGATCTGGCCGATTCCGGCGTGACGCTGAATGCCGTGGTCAAGATGCTCAAGGACAACTACCCCCCGATCACCGAGCTGCGCACCGCCGTGGTCTGGACCAAGGGCCTGTCGACCTTCCACGCCGACTACTCGGTGGAAGATCTGCCCACGAATCCATGGATTCACCAGCCCTTCGAGAACTACGACAATCTGACTCCGGCCAAGCTGCTGGAGAAGTGGAAGGTCTGA
- a CDS encoding adenylosuccinate synthase → MKASKGRNVVVVGTQWGDEGKGKLVDWLTESAQGVVRFQGGHNAGHTLVINGVKTALHLIPSGIMRPGVKCYIGNGVVLAAGKLFEEIEGLEKAGVQVRNRLRVSEACPLILPFHQALDLAREAAREQGGVQKIGTTGKGIGPAYEDKIARRALRVQDLKHPERFATKLRELLNLHNHILVNVLGSQKLEFPAALAPYMQNGEVQFDVVYEEAMRHAELLKPMIADVSRELNDAHAQGSNLLFEGAQGTLLDVDHGTYPYVTSSNCVAGNAAAGAGVGPGMLHYVLGITKAYCTRVGGGPFPTELEWEKEGTPGYVMSTVGAEKGVTTGRSRRCGWFDAALLKRSAQINGLSGLCITKLDVLDGIEELQLCVGYELDGEKIDLLPLGADDIERCKPIYESIPGWTDSTVGVTDYDKLPVNARRYLDRIQEVTGVPIAMVSTSPDRDHTILMHNPYSAA, encoded by the coding sequence ATGAAAGCAAGCAAAGGTCGCAATGTGGTCGTGGTCGGCACCCAATGGGGTGACGAAGGCAAGGGCAAGCTGGTCGACTGGTTGACCGAAAGCGCCCAAGGCGTGGTGCGCTTCCAAGGCGGCCACAATGCAGGCCACACCCTGGTGATCAATGGCGTGAAGACGGCGCTGCACCTGATTCCCAGCGGCATCATGCGCCCCGGCGTGAAGTGCTACATCGGCAACGGCGTGGTGCTGGCTGCCGGCAAGCTGTTTGAAGAAATCGAAGGCCTGGAAAAGGCCGGCGTGCAGGTGCGCAACCGCCTGCGCGTGTCCGAAGCCTGCCCGCTGATCCTGCCCTTCCACCAGGCGCTGGACCTGGCCCGCGAAGCGGCCCGCGAACAAGGCGGTGTGCAGAAAATCGGCACCACCGGCAAGGGCATTGGCCCGGCCTATGAAGACAAGATCGCCCGCCGTGCGCTGCGCGTGCAGGACCTGAAGCACCCCGAGCGCTTTGCCACCAAGCTGCGCGAGCTGCTGAACCTGCACAACCACATTCTGGTGAACGTGCTGGGCTCGCAAAAGCTGGAGTTCCCTGCTGCGCTGGCCCCCTACATGCAGAACGGCGAAGTGCAGTTCGATGTGGTGTACGAAGAAGCCATGCGCCACGCCGAGCTGCTCAAGCCCATGATCGCCGACGTTTCGCGTGAGCTCAACGATGCACATGCCCAGGGCAGCAACCTGCTGTTTGAAGGCGCACAAGGCACGCTGCTGGACGTGGACCACGGCACCTACCCCTATGTCACCTCGTCCAACTGCGTGGCCGGCAATGCGGCCGCTGGTGCGGGCGTGGGCCCGGGCATGCTGCACTATGTGCTGGGCATCACCAAGGCTTACTGCACCCGCGTGGGCGGCGGTCCTTTCCCCACCGAGCTGGAATGGGAAAAGGAAGGCACCCCCGGCTATGTGATGAGCACCGTGGGCGCCGAAAAGGGTGTGACCACCGGCCGTTCGCGCCGCTGCGGCTGGTTTGACGCCGCGCTGCTCAAGCGTTCGGCCCAGATCAATGGCCTGTCGGGCCTGTGCATCACCAAGCTGGATGTGCTGGACGGCATCGAAGAGCTGCAGCTGTGCGTGGGCTACGAGCTGGATGGCGAGAAGATCGATCTGCTGCCCCTGGGTGCGGACGACATCGAGCGCTGCAAGCCCATCTATGAATCCATCCCCGGCTGGACCGACTCCACCGTGGGTGTGACCGACTACGACAAGCTGCCGGTGAATGCGCGCCGTTATCTGGACCGCATCCAGGAAGTGACGGGCGTGCCCATTGCCATGGTGTCCACCAGCCCCGACCGTGATCACACCATCCTGATGCACAACCCCTACAGCGCTGCTTAA
- a CDS encoding ATP phosphoribosyltransferase regulatory subunit, which translates to MSAWVLPDHIADVLPSEARHIEELRRGLLDTARSYGYELVMPPLLEYLESLLTGSGEAVSLQTFKLVDQLSGRTLGLRADTTQQVARIDAHLLNRQGVTRLCYCGPVLHTTPDRPRATREPLQFGAEIYGHAGPEADLEALQLALACLHSAQVGHFILDLADVRIVRSLLAGVLVDPSVLQRVYTALAAKDAASLAAITRSFPQASREGLQALLQLYGDVSVLDEAEKVLARVPGTQHVLQHLKWFAAQLPQSVQVTVDLADMRGYDYYSGTRYAVYAPGASDALVRGGRYDEVGAVFGRNRPAAGFSLDVKQLVAVVPNRPLKAAVRAPWGASDASQAQAIAALRAQGETVVCVLPGHGSEVDEFHCDRELVLRAGQWVVQAI; encoded by the coding sequence ATGTCTGCTTGGGTCCTGCCGGATCACATCGCCGATGTATTGCCTTCCGAGGCTCGGCACATCGAGGAATTGCGTCGAGGCCTGCTCGACACCGCTCGCAGCTACGGGTATGAATTGGTCATGCCGCCGTTGCTGGAGTACCTGGAGTCGCTGTTGACCGGCTCGGGTGAGGCGGTCAGCCTGCAAACGTTCAAGCTGGTGGACCAGCTGTCCGGCCGCACGCTGGGCCTGCGCGCCGACACGACGCAGCAGGTGGCCCGCATCGACGCCCACCTGCTCAACCGCCAGGGCGTCACCCGACTGTGCTACTGCGGCCCTGTGCTGCACACCACGCCGGACCGTCCCCGCGCCACGCGTGAGCCTCTGCAGTTCGGTGCGGAAATCTATGGCCATGCCGGCCCGGAAGCCGACCTCGAAGCCCTGCAGCTGGCGCTGGCCTGTCTGCACAGCGCCCAGGTGGGGCACTTCATTCTGGATTTGGCGGATGTGCGCATTGTGCGCAGCCTGCTGGCAGGGGTGCTGGTGGATCCCAGCGTGCTGCAGCGTGTCTACACGGCACTGGCAGCCAAGGATGCCGCCAGCCTGGCCGCCATCACCCGCAGCTTCCCCCAGGCTTCGCGCGAAGGCCTGCAGGCCTTGCTGCAGCTGTATGGCGATGTGAGCGTGCTGGATGAGGCCGAGAAGGTGCTGGCCCGTGTGCCCGGCACCCAGCATGTGCTCCAGCATCTCAAATGGTTTGCCGCCCAGTTGCCACAAAGCGTGCAGGTGACGGTGGACCTGGCCGATATGCGCGGCTATGACTATTACAGCGGCACACGCTATGCGGTGTATGCCCCGGGTGCCAGCGATGCGCTGGTGCGCGGCGGCCGCTATGACGAGGTGGGGGCCGTGTTTGGCCGCAACCGTCCTGCGGCCGGTTTCTCGCTCGACGTCAAGCAGCTGGTGGCCGTGGTGCCCAACCGGCCGCTCAAGGCCGCTGTGCGTGCCCCCTGGGGGGCCAGCGATGCCAGCCAGGCGCAGGCTATTGCAGCCTTGCGCGCCCAGGGCGAGACCGTGGTCTGCGTGCTGCCGGGCCATGGGAGCGAAGTTGATGAATTCCACTGCGATCGGGAGCTTGTGCTGCGTGCCGGGCAATGGGTCGTACAAGCCATCTGA
- a CDS encoding DUF2065 domain-containing protein, with the protein MTDSLWMALALVLVIEGLGPFLFPAAWRRAFTQMLALRDGQLRFFGLLGIAVGLLLLLVLQ; encoded by the coding sequence ATGACCGATTCGTTGTGGATGGCGCTGGCGTTGGTGCTGGTGATCGAGGGGCTTGGCCCCTTTTTGTTTCCTGCGGCCTGGCGCCGCGCTTTCACCCAGATGCTGGCCCTGCGCGACGGCCAGCTGCGTTTCTTCGGTTTGCTGGGTATCGCAGTTGGCCTGCTCCTGCTGCTGGTGCTGCAATAA
- the hflC gene encoding protease modulator HflC, whose product MNRIGFFVSSLLVVLALLSSMLFVVDQRQFGVVYALGQIKEVITEPGLNWKMPPPFQNVRYIDKRLLTMDSTDTEPMLTAEKQRVVIDWYVRWRISEPSQYIRNVGLDESAGAMQLNRVVRNAFQEEINRRTVRELLSSKREALMADVKREVAEAVSGAKPWGVDIVDVRITRVDYAETITESVYRRMEAERKRVANELRSTGAAEGEKIRAEADRQRDITIANAYRDAQIIKGQGDAEAARVYGEAFGRDPQFAQFYRSLEAYKASFNKKSDVMVVDPSSDFFKAMRSSGSAR is encoded by the coding sequence GTGAACCGCATAGGATTTTTTGTCTCCTCTTTGCTGGTGGTGCTGGCCCTGCTGAGCTCCATGCTCTTTGTGGTGGACCAGCGCCAGTTCGGTGTGGTCTACGCCCTGGGGCAGATCAAGGAAGTGATCACCGAGCCCGGCCTGAACTGGAAGATGCCGCCGCCGTTCCAGAACGTGCGCTACATCGACAAGCGCCTGCTGACCATGGACAGCACCGACACCGAGCCCATGCTGACGGCAGAAAAGCAGCGCGTGGTCATCGACTGGTATGTGCGCTGGCGCATCTCCGAGCCCTCGCAGTACATCCGCAACGTGGGTTTGGACGAGTCGGCCGGTGCCATGCAGCTCAACCGTGTGGTGCGCAACGCCTTCCAGGAAGAGATCAACCGCCGCACCGTGCGCGAGCTGCTCTCCTCCAAGCGTGAGGCCTTGATGGCCGATGTGAAGCGCGAAGTGGCCGAGGCTGTCAGCGGCGCCAAGCCCTGGGGTGTGGACATCGTGGACGTGCGTATCACCCGCGTGGACTACGCCGAAACCATCACCGAGTCGGTCTACCGCCGCATGGAGGCCGAGCGCAAGCGCGTGGCCAACGAGCTGCGTTCCACCGGTGCGGCCGAGGGTGAAAAAATTCGCGCCGAGGCCGATCGCCAGCGTGACATCACCATTGCCAATGCCTACCGCGATGCTCAGATCATCAAGGGCCAGGGCGATGCCGAGGCTGCCCGCGTCTATGGCGAGGCCTTTGGCCGCGATCCCCAGTTCGCGCAGTTCTATCGCAGCCTGGAGGCCTACAAGGCCAGCTTCAACAAGAAGAGCGACGTGATGGTGGTCGACCCATCGTCCGACTTCTTCAAGGCCATGCGCAGCAGCGGCAGCGCACGCTGA
- the hflK gene encoding FtsH protease activity modulator HflK — protein sequence MNFLNRTPRWAVLPERLRGMFNLNDPRWGRGGEGNSDEGNAPRPEQDRPEPPPPAQPPRGRDPRNSGGQPPDLDEIWKDFNRKLSGLFGGKPPSGGGASGGRNGGATPPDMKNAGMGVGLIAGVAVLIWLGTGFFIVQEGQQAVITQFGKYHSTVGAGFNWRLPYPVQNHELVYVSQIRSADVGRDTIIKSTGLRESAMLTEDENIVEIKFAVQYRLKDARAWLFESKSPAEAVVQAAETAVREVVGKMRMDSALAEERDQIAPRVRDLMQTILDRYKVGVEVVGINLQQGGVRPPEQVQSAFDDVLKAGQERERAKNEAQAYANDVIPRASGTASRLKEEAEAYKARLTAQAQGDAQRFSSLLTEYKKEPQATRDRLYTETMQQVYSNVTKVLVESRQGSNLLYLPLDKIMQGVSQTTGAAASDSAAAPATTPSVVPPSTLTLDPRARDANRSRERESR from the coding sequence ATGAATTTCTTGAATCGCACCCCGCGTTGGGCGGTGTTGCCAGAGCGTCTGCGGGGAATGTTCAACCTGAACGATCCCCGTTGGGGCCGAGGAGGGGAGGGGAACTCCGACGAAGGCAATGCCCCCCGTCCCGAGCAAGACCGGCCCGAGCCACCTCCGCCGGCGCAGCCGCCCCGTGGCCGTGATCCGCGCAACAGCGGTGGTCAGCCTCCGGACCTCGATGAGATCTGGAAGGACTTCAACCGCAAGCTCTCCGGCCTGTTCGGCGGCAAGCCGCCTTCGGGTGGCGGTGCATCCGGTGGTCGCAATGGCGGCGCTACGCCCCCCGACATGAAAAATGCCGGCATGGGCGTGGGCCTGATTGCCGGCGTGGCGGTGCTGATCTGGCTGGGAACGGGTTTTTTCATCGTGCAAGAAGGCCAGCAGGCCGTGATCACCCAGTTCGGTAAATACCACTCCACCGTGGGGGCCGGCTTCAACTGGCGTCTGCCTTACCCGGTGCAAAACCACGAGCTGGTGTATGTCTCGCAGATCCGCTCGGCGGATGTGGGGCGTGACACCATCATCAAGAGCACGGGCCTGCGCGAATCGGCCATGCTGACGGAAGACGAGAACATCGTCGAAATCAAGTTCGCCGTGCAGTACCGCCTGAAAGACGCGCGCGCCTGGCTGTTCGAGAGCAAGAGCCCGGCGGAAGCCGTGGTGCAGGCGGCTGAAACCGCCGTGCGTGAAGTGGTGGGCAAGATGCGTATGGACTCGGCCCTGGCCGAGGAGCGCGACCAGATTGCTCCCCGCGTGCGCGATCTGATGCAGACCATTCTGGACCGCTACAAAGTGGGCGTGGAAGTGGTGGGCATCAATCTGCAGCAAGGTGGTGTGCGCCCGCCCGAGCAGGTGCAGTCCGCGTTTGACGATGTGCTCAAGGCGGGTCAGGAGCGCGAGCGCGCCAAGAATGAAGCCCAGGCCTACGCCAACGACGTGATCCCGCGTGCCTCCGGTACCGCTTCACGCCTGAAGGAAGAAGCCGAGGCCTACAAGGCTCGCCTGACGGCCCAAGCCCAGGGTGATGCCCAGCGCTTCAGCTCCTTGCTGACCGAGTACAAGAAAGAGCCGCAGGCCACCCGTGACCGCCTCTACACCGAGACCATGCAACAGGTTTACAGCAATGTGACCAAGGTGCTGGTGGAGTCGCGCCAAGGCTCGAACCTGCTGTATTTGCCGCTGGACAAAATCATGCAGGGCGTGAGCCAGACAACTGGCGCTGCCGCCTCTGACTCGGCTGCCGCACCTGCCACGACGCCCTCGGTCGTCCCGCCGTCCACCCTTACCCTTGACCCCCGTGCCCGCGATGCCAACCGCTCGCGTGAACGTGAGTCCCGCTAG
- the hflX gene encoding GTPase HflX, with amino-acid sequence MADHSQAAAAPVVLVGVDFGLPHFDQELEELGLLAQTAGLDPVARLVCKRKVPDAALFVGSGKADEIRMLAQMHGAKEVLFDQALSPAQQRNLERALEMPVNDRTLLILEIFAQRARSHEGKLQVELARLQYIATRLVRRWTHLERQAGGIGGRGGPGEKQIELDRRMIADAIKRTKERLQKVKKQRATQRRQRERRDVFNISLVGYTNAGKSTLFNALVKARAYAADQLFATLDTTTRQLYLTEAATSVSLSDTVGFIRDLPHGLVDAFQATLQEAVDADLLLHVVDASNPTFPEQMEQVRKVLTEIAAHDIPQVLVFNKLDALEPGQRPAELLDCYEVDSVAVPRVFVSARSGEGLPALRQLLADTVLARAAVPEDMTPDSAADL; translated from the coding sequence ATGGCTGATCACTCGCAAGCCGCTGCCGCACCGGTGGTGCTGGTGGGCGTGGACTTCGGTCTGCCCCATTTCGACCAAGAGCTGGAAGAGTTGGGGTTGCTGGCACAGACCGCTGGCCTGGATCCCGTTGCGCGTCTTGTCTGCAAGCGCAAGGTGCCGGATGCCGCGCTGTTCGTGGGCAGCGGCAAGGCGGATGAAATCCGCATGCTGGCCCAGATGCATGGCGCCAAAGAAGTCTTGTTCGACCAGGCCCTCAGCCCTGCGCAGCAGCGCAATCTGGAGCGCGCCCTGGAGATGCCGGTCAACGACCGCACGCTGCTGATCCTCGAAATCTTTGCCCAACGCGCCCGCAGCCATGAAGGCAAGTTGCAGGTGGAGCTGGCGCGGCTGCAGTACATCGCCACCCGCTTGGTGCGTCGCTGGACCCACTTGGAGCGCCAGGCCGGCGGTATCGGTGGCCGTGGCGGCCCCGGTGAAAAGCAGATCGAGCTGGACCGTCGCATGATTGCGGACGCCATCAAACGCACCAAGGAGCGGCTGCAAAAGGTCAAGAAGCAGCGTGCTACCCAGCGCCGCCAGCGCGAACGCCGGGATGTGTTCAACATCTCCCTGGTGGGCTATACCAACGCCGGCAAATCCACGCTGTTCAATGCCCTGGTCAAGGCCCGCGCCTATGCGGCTGACCAGCTGTTTGCCACGCTGGATACCACTACGCGCCAGTTGTATTTGACGGAGGCCGCCACCTCGGTGTCCCTGTCGGACACGGTGGGTTTCATCCGGGACCTGCCGCACGGTTTGGTGGATGCCTTTCAGGCCACGCTGCAAGAGGCGGTGGATGCAGATCTGCTGCTGCATGTGGTGGATGCGTCCAACCCCACCTTCCCCGAGCAGATGGAGCAGGTGCGCAAGGTGCTGACCGAGATTGCCGCCCACGATATTCCGCAGGTGCTGGTGTTCAACAAGCTCGATGCGTTGGAGCCTGGGCAACGTCCAGCGGAACTCCTGGACTGCTACGAAGTCGATAGTGTGGCGGTGCCACGGGTATTCGTGAGCGCCCGCTCGGGTGAGGGCCTGCCTGCCTTGCGGCAGTTGCTGGCCGATACCGTGCTGGCGCGTGCAGCCGTGCCGGAAGATATGACCCCAGACAGCGCTGCCGATTTGTAA
- the hfq gene encoding RNA chaperone Hfq: MSNKGQLLQDPFLNALRREHVPVSIYLVNGIKLQGQIESFDQYVVLLRNTVTQMVYKHAISTIVPGRAVNFSTADTNEAPAA; this comes from the coding sequence GTGAGCAACAAAGGCCAACTCCTGCAAGATCCTTTCCTGAACGCACTGCGCCGTGAGCATGTGCCAGTGTCCATTTACTTGGTCAACGGCATCAAGCTGCAAGGCCAGATCGAGTCCTTCGATCAATACGTGGTGCTGCTGCGCAATACGGTCACCCAGATGGTGTACAAGCACGCCATTTCCACCATTGTTCCCGGTCGCGCTGTGAACTTCTCCACTGCCGACACCAACGAAGCTCCCGCCGCTTGA
- the der gene encoding ribosome biogenesis GTPase Der: MKPVIALVGRPNVGKSTLFNRMTKSRDAIVADFAGLTRDRHYGQGKQGKHEYIVIDTGGFEPDASKGIFKEMAKQTRQAVAEADVVLFIVDARAGVSAQDHEIAGYLRRLGKPAMLVANKAEGMLEGAQLTEFYELGLGGVQAVSAAHGQGVRGVVELALGQLKLPDPEEETLDDVEKAPIRLAVAGRPNVGKSTLINTWLGEERLVAFDMPGTTRDAISVPFERNGQKFELIDTAGLRRKGKVFEAIEKFSVVKTLQAIEDANVVLLLIDATQGVTDQDAHIAGYVLESGRAVVVAVNKWDAVDDYQRQMLERSIETRLSFLKFAPLHFISAQKRQGLGPLWASLTQAHKSATCKMPTPVLTRLLLEAVQYQTPKKVGAYRPKMRYAHQGGMNPPVIVVHGNSLEHVTEAYKRFLEGRFRKEFNLVGTPLRIEMKTSQNPFADKSGS; the protein is encoded by the coding sequence ATGAAGCCAGTAATTGCCCTCGTCGGGCGGCCCAATGTGGGCAAATCAACCTTGTTTAACCGCATGACCAAGTCGCGGGATGCGATCGTGGCCGACTTTGCCGGCCTGACGCGTGACCGCCACTATGGCCAGGGAAAGCAGGGCAAGCACGAGTACATCGTGATCGACACGGGCGGCTTTGAGCCCGATGCATCCAAGGGCATCTTCAAAGAGATGGCCAAGCAGACGCGCCAGGCCGTGGCCGAGGCGGATGTGGTGCTCTTCATCGTGGATGCCCGCGCCGGCGTGTCGGCACAGGACCATGAGATCGCAGGCTATCTGCGCCGCCTGGGCAAGCCTGCCATGCTGGTGGCGAACAAGGCCGAGGGCATGCTCGAAGGCGCCCAGCTGACCGAATTCTATGAATTGGGTCTGGGTGGTGTGCAGGCCGTTTCTGCTGCCCACGGCCAGGGCGTGCGCGGTGTGGTGGAGCTGGCGCTGGGCCAGCTGAAGCTGCCCGATCCCGAAGAAGAGACGCTGGATGATGTGGAAAAAGCCCCCATCCGCCTGGCGGTGGCAGGGCGCCCGAATGTGGGCAAGTCCACGCTGATCAACACCTGGCTGGGTGAAGAGCGCCTGGTGGCCTTTGACATGCCGGGCACCACGCGCGACGCCATCTCGGTGCCGTTCGAGCGCAACGGCCAGAAGTTCGAGCTGATCGACACGGCCGGCCTGCGCCGCAAGGGCAAGGTGTTTGAGGCCATCGAGAAGTTCTCGGTGGTCAAGACCTTGCAGGCCATCGAAGACGCCAACGTGGTGCTGCTGCTGATCGATGCCACGCAAGGCGTGACCGACCAGGACGCCCATATCGCCGGCTATGTGCTGGAAAGCGGGCGCGCCGTGGTGGTGGCCGTCAACAAATGGGATGCGGTGGACGACTACCAGCGTCAGATGCTGGAGCGCTCCATCGAGACGCGTCTGTCCTTTTTGAAGTTTGCGCCGCTGCACTTCATCTCGGCACAAAAGCGCCAGGGTCTGGGGCCGCTGTGGGCTTCGCTGACCCAGGCGCACAAGTCTGCGACCTGCAAGATGCCGACGCCGGTGCTCACCCGCCTGCTGCTCGAAGCCGTGCAATACCAGACGCCGAAAAAAGTGGGCGCCTACCGCCCCAAGATGCGCTACGCCCACCAGGGCGGCATGAACCCTCCGGTGATCGTGGTCCATGGCAACTCGCTGGAGCATGTCACCGAGGCCTACAAGCGCTTTCTGGAAGGGCGATTCCGCAAGGAATTCAACCTGGTCGGAACGCCCTTGCGCATCGAGATGAAGACTTCCCAGAATCCTTTTGCCGACAAGAGCGGCAGCTAA
- the bamB gene encoding outer membrane protein assembly factor BamB, translated as MGWTVGRWCAAAAMVTALGGCAWFGSSKPQPLDLGPNVVKLDIRQAWTARVGAIKDMSLSVHVLGDTVYVAADEGTVAAINARNGQDVWRATVGKPLVAGMGSDGVTTAVVTKTNELVGIIDGKAAWRKRLSAGAYTAPLVAGARVFVVAADRTLSAFDARNGQLLWSQQRSGEPLVLRQPGVLQAHGNTLLAGMAGRLVAYQPDNGSVLWEAPMASSRGTNDVERMVDLLGPTTTQGNVLCMRAFQSSVGCVDAARGQVLWTQTARGSVGVAGDAELLAGAESNGVVQAWNFADGKKLWSVERLQHRRLTAPLLLGRSVILGEDTGTVHVLSKQDGSHLNRLQTDGSGVAAAPVVAADTLVVVTRKGGVYGFRPD; from the coding sequence ATGGGTTGGACAGTGGGCCGCTGGTGCGCCGCTGCTGCCATGGTGACGGCCTTGGGTGGCTGCGCCTGGTTTGGCAGCAGCAAGCCCCAGCCACTGGATCTGGGGCCGAATGTGGTCAAGCTGGACATTCGCCAGGCCTGGACGGCCCGCGTGGGCGCCATCAAGGACATGAGCCTGAGCGTGCATGTGCTGGGTGACACTGTCTACGTGGCAGCCGATGAGGGCACCGTGGCAGCCATCAATGCCCGCAACGGCCAGGATGTCTGGCGTGCTACCGTGGGCAAGCCCCTGGTGGCGGGCATGGGCAGCGATGGCGTGACCACGGCCGTGGTCACCAAGACCAATGAGCTGGTGGGCATCATCGACGGCAAGGCCGCATGGCGCAAACGCCTTTCTGCAGGCGCCTACACCGCCCCGCTGGTGGCTGGTGCCCGCGTGTTCGTGGTGGCGGCAGACCGCACGCTGTCGGCTTTTGATGCGCGCAACGGTCAGTTGCTGTGGTCGCAGCAGCGCTCGGGCGAGCCCCTGGTGCTGCGCCAGCCTGGCGTGCTGCAGGCCCATGGCAACACCTTGCTCGCCGGCATGGCCGGCCGCCTGGTGGCCTACCAGCCGGACAACGGCTCGGTGCTGTGGGAAGCGCCCATGGCCAGCTCGCGCGGCACCAATGACGTGGAGCGCATGGTGGACCTGTTGGGCCCCACGACCACGCAGGGCAATGTGCTGTGCATGCGCGCCTTTCAGTCCAGCGTGGGCTGCGTGGACGCCGCCCGCGGCCAGGTGCTGTGGACGCAAACTGCCAGAGGTTCTGTGGGTGTTGCAGGCGATGCAGAATTGCTGGCCGGTGCAGAAAGCAACGGCGTGGTGCAGGCCTGGAATTTTGCCGACGGCAAAAAGCTGTGGTCGGTGGAGCGCTTGCAGCACCGTCGCCTGACGGCGCCGCTGCTGTTGGGGCGTTCTGTCATCCTTGGCGAAGACACGGGCACGGTGCATGTGCTGTCCAAGCAGGATGGCTCGCACCTCAATCGCCTCCAAACAGATGGATCGGGCGTGGCTGCCGCACCGGTGGTGGCCGCGGATACGCTGGTGGTCGTGACGCGCAAGGGCGGCGTTTACGGCTTCCGGCCGGATTGA